In Oryza brachyantha chromosome 2, ObraRS2, whole genome shotgun sequence, a single window of DNA contains:
- the LOC121053457 gene encoding probable F-box protein At4g22030 — MAAIAQQRLFLAASASRCAGRRLKPSRIAAPCRAAVGGGVRTAPSPSSGSGSPGLRLHDLEWVDPRVVAVPRKEDAAAEAAKLRAVAEAAADRAEMHDIIGRQRDNWNHLLLHSTNSLALAASVMAALAPAAPSMVALKASAGALLATAAVTMAAVNKIQPSQLAEEQRNATRLWRQLERDVRATLELAPPTKADVQDAMDRVLALDAAYPLPLLPGMLEKFPKTVEPTRWWPKKKQQQQQRAAVSRSSSFGSRRRPRATSGNGWTPELEEEMRGILRVLKTKDEHQYVSFGSMVLNINKRLAVAGPALAGTAAVAAAFIGAGEAGAWASGAAVLGGALAAAVNTMEHGGQAGMVFELCRNCAGFYRKIQEEIEANLGEADVDRRDDGEVFETKVALQLGRSLSELKQFRAMASPSFKDEDVKDFAGKLF, encoded by the coding sequence ATGGCGGCCATCGCCCAGCAGCGACTCTTCTTGGCGGCGTCCGCCTCTCGCTgcgccgggcggcggctgAAGCCGAGCAGGATCGCCGCTCCGTGCCGCgccgcggtcggcggcggcgtgcgcacCGCGCCCAGCCCGTCGTCGGGGAGCGGGAGCCCTGGCCTTAGGCTTCATGACCTCGAGTGGGTCGACCCGCGCGTTGTCGCTGTCCCGAGGAAggaggacgccgcggcggaggcggcgaagcTGAGGGCcgtcgcggaggcggcggcggacaggGCGGAGATGCACGACATCATCGGGAGGCAGCGGGACAACTGGAACCACCTGCTGCTCCACTCCACCAACTCCCTCGCGCTCGCGGCCTCCGTCATGGCCGCGCtggcgcccgccgcgccgagcATGGTGGCGCTCAAGGCCTCGGCCGGGGCGCTCCTAGCCACCGCGGCCGTCACCATGGCCGCCGTCAACAAGATCCAGCCGTCGCAGCTCGCCGAGGAGCAGCGCAACGCCACCCGGCTGTGGAGGCAGCTGGAGCGCGACGTCCGCGCCACGCTCgagctcgcgccgccgaccaaGGCCGACGTCCAGGACGCCATGGACAGGGTCCTCGCGCTCGACGCCGCCTACCCGCTGCCGCTCCTCCCCGGCATGCTCGAGAAGTTCCCCAAGACCGTCGAGCCCACCCGGTGGTGGCccaagaagaagcagcagcagcagcaacgcgCTGCTGTCAGCAGGTCGAGCAGCTtcggcagccgccgccgcccacgcgcCACCTCGGGCAACGGCTGGACGccggagctggaggaggagatgcGCGGCATCCTCCGCGTGCTCAAGACCAAGGACGAGCACCAGTACGTCTCCTTCGGCAGCATGGTCCTCAACATCAACAAGCGCCTCGCCGTGGCGGGGCCAGCGCTCGCCGGCACGGCCGCGGTCGCCGCAGCCTtcatcggcgccggcgaggccggcgcGTGGGCGTCCGGCGCAGCCGTCCTCGGCGGCGCCCTGGCGGCCGCGGTGAACACCATGGAGCACGGTGGGCAGGCCGGCATGGTGTTCGAGCTGTGCCGCAACTGCGCCGGCTTCTACCGCAAGATCCAGGAGGAGATCGAGGCGAAcctcggcgaggccgacgtCGACAGgagggacgacggcgaggtgtTCGAGACGAAGGTGGCGCTGCAGCTCGGCCGGAGCTTGTCGGAGCTGAAGCAGTTCAGGGCgatggcgtcgccgtcgttcaAGGACGAGGACGTCAAGGATTTTGCCGGGAAACTCTTCtaa
- the LOC121053455 gene encoding SKP1-like protein 4: MSATEASGGGGGVIRTVTLRGYDGARVRAPAGTMAAASATAKARLDEAARRAGAGVLPGDVLINVPDVDRPVLARVADYCDRHYGGGDAFNAPAGYGFDDPLQVFDDELMAGAGVDTLVDLLRAATFLRVAKLVDLAAREVARRMRGKTVEETRALFGIRSDYTKQEVEDIRNEISWAFYTCHDD, translated from the coding sequence ATGTCGGCGACGGAggctagcggcggcggcggcggcgtcatcAGGACGGTGACGCTCCGCGGCTACGACGGCGCGCGGGtgcgggcgccggcggggaccatggcggcggcgtcggccacGGCGAAGGCGAGGCTCGACGAGGcggcccgccgcgccggcgccggcgtgctcCCCGGCGACGTCCTGATCAACGTCCCCGACGTCGACCGCCCCGTCCTCGCGCGCGTCGCCGACTACTGCGACCGCCACTACGGCGGGGGCGACGCCTTCAACGCGCCGGCCGGGTACGGGTTCGACGACCCGCTGcaggtgttcgacgacgaactgatggccggcgccggggtCGACACGCTGGTggacctcctccgcgccgccacgTTCCTCCGCGTCGCGAAGCTGGTCGACCTGGCGGCGCGCGAGGTGGCCCGGCGCATGCGGGGCAAGACGGTGGAGGAGACCCGCGCCTTGTTCGGGATCAGGAGCGATTACACCAAGCAAGAAGTGGAGGATATCCGGAACGAGATATCTTGGGCATTTTATACATGCCACGACGACTGA
- the LOC121053456 gene encoding probable F-box protein At4g22030 codes for MESLVRSLAGGGVVLPPPARQMRRRRWCTVASLRGSFGVGAATATCTAADRRRQLVDELRLVDDEGGAVATSGRSATAQQQMIDVGCEVEKLRAVADAAADRADMHDIIGRQRDNWNHLLLHSNNSLLLAASVMAALAPAAPGVVALKASAGVLLATAAVTMAAVNKIQPSQLAEEQRNATRLWRQLERDVRAALELAPPTKAEVQDAMDRMLALDAAYPLPLLPVMLDKFPKAVEPTRWWPIKKQQRAPINNTSPSSSSSSKAANGAGRRAATAGNGWTQELEEEMRGILRVIKAKDENEYVSVGKMVLALNKHLAVAGPALAGTAALAAAFIGAGEAGAWASGAAVLGGVLAAAVNTVEHGWQVGMLFELCRNVAGVYRKIREDIEANLEEGDVERRENGEVFETKVALQLGRSPSELKQFRVMASPAVKDGDIKDFAGKLV; via the coding sequence ATGGAGAGTCTCGTGCGGTCGCTGGCCGGCGGGGGCGTcgtgctcccgccgccggcgagacagatgcggaggaggaggtggtgcaCGGTGGCGAGCCTGAGGGGGAgcttcggcgtcggtgcggcTACTGCTACGTGTACGGCGGcggaccggcggcggcagctggtGGACGAGCTCAGGCTCGTGGACGACGAAGGCGGCGCCGTGGCGACCAGCGggcggtcggcgacggcgcagcagcaGATGATCGACGTTGGGTGCGAGGTGGAGAAGCTCCGGGCCGtcgcggacgcggcggcggaccggGCGGACATGCACGACATCATCGGGAGGCAGCGGGACAACTGGAACCACCTGCTGCTCCACTCCAACAACTCCCTCCTGCTCGCGGCGTCTGTCATGGCGgcgctcgcgcccgccgcgccgggggTGGTGGCGCTCAAGGCCTCCGCGGGGGTgctcctcgccaccgccgcggtcACCATGGCCGCCGTCAACAAGATCCAGCCGTCGCAGCTCGCCGAGGAGCAGCGCAACGCCACCAGGCTGTGGAGGCAGCTGGAGCGCGACGTCCGCGCCGCGCTCgagctcgcgccgccgaccaaGGCCGAGGTCCAGGACGCCATGGACAGGATGCTCGCGCTCGACGCCGCCTACCCGCTGCCCCTCCTCCCCGTCATGCTCGACAAGTTCCCCAAGGCCGTCGAGCCCACCCGGTGGTGGCCGATCAAGAAGCAGCAACGCGCCCCGATCAACaacacgtcgccgtcgtcgtcgtcgtcgtcaaagGCAGCTAATGGCGCCGGCCGGAGAGCCGCCACGGCCGGCAACGGCTGGACCCAAGAACTGGAGGAAGAGATGCGCGGCATCCTCCGGGTGATCAAGGCCAAGGACGAGAACGAGTACGTGTCGGTCGGCAAGATGGTGCTCGCCCTCAACAAGCACCTCGCCGTGGCCGGCCCGGCGCTGGCCGGCACGGCCGCGCTCGCAGCCGCGTtcatcggcgccggcgaggccggcgcGTGGGCGTCCGGCGCGGCCGTCCTCGGCGGcgtgctggcggcggcggtgaacaCCGTGGAGCACGGGTGGCAGGTGGGCATGCTGTTCGAGCTGTGCCGCAACGTGGCTGGCGTCTACCGGAAGATCCGGGAGGACATCGAGGCGAACCTCGAGGAGGGCGACGTCGAGCGGCGGGAGAACGGCGAGGTGTTCGAGACGAAGGTGGCGCTGCAGCTCGGCCGGAGCCCGTCGGAGCTGAAGCAGTTCAGGGTGAtggcgtcgccggccgtcaagGACGGCGATATCAAGGACTTTGCCGGGAAGTTGGTCTAG